GAAAAATTACTGCGTACCCAATATCAAATTTTCCCAAATGAGAAGATCTTATTATTTCATGGTTTACCAGATGACTATGCACTCTATTCTAGGCACACGGGGCTGCCAGTTCCTGCTCCTAAAAAAATTCAGCAACGAAAGAAGAAATTGAGTAATTGGATTAGAACAATTGACGATCTGGAAAGACAAGCACGCCTTAAATATCCAAACCTCTAACTTATTTGGGGTCGATATGATAACGTTGGTGGATGAAAAATGAAGAATCAATCTACTTTATTAGAACCTTTTGAAGACTTAGTTGAGAATATTCATTGTGTTAATCGACTCTGGAAGTTGTATCAAGAGCTAGATGAATTTGGCAAAGATCACGCCTGTACATTGAATTATCGAGACCTTAAATCTTGCTTACAGGTGAGGCTATTACGTTCTTATCCTGAATTTGTTTATCTTGCTTTAGATAAAGAAAATTCAATTGAAGGAGAACCATTACTTAGTGTTGGTTTAAATCATCCAAATTGCTCCCATCCTGATGCGGCTCATCTACCAGTCAGAATTGCTAAGGAAGTTTTAACCCCTCAAGAATTACAGCGTTATTTTCGGTCTGAAGACTTACTACAGTAAATGAGAATTGGGGCGATCGCCGTTTAAACAGAATGCTTCTCAAGAGTCGTTGCTTTCTTTTGTTGTAAAAACTCAGCAAAATCTCTTACCTGCAACACTAAATCGTCTGGTAGTGTCTCCAATATACAAGTCAAATGCTCTTTCGCTCCCATGAGATCTCTAGCTGAAGCTGTTAAGACAATTTGATTTTCATGGATGGTTTCTAACCCCAATGTTTCCGTAAAAGAATCTTGACCGTTTTTGTCTGCCGGAATGAAATAGCCATCAGAGTCATATTTGACCCAGTTACCAAAAAACTCAACTAAATAAGCTTCTCCATTGTTGAAAACTTCAACAATTGTTCCCCGTGTTTCTTTAGAGATAATCTCGCCATTATTCAGCGTAATATCTTCAGTTAATTTGACATTATCAAATAATTGAAACTTCACTGTGATAAGCCTCCTAATCTAGCGGGGTATGCCGTAACTAATCTAGCAACATCATCATCGAATAAAACAATCCAAATAGTTTTAACTCTTCGCGTTAGAGCAGAATTACCAGAAATATCCAAGTAAGCTCGATACAATCGACCAAACTTATTTTGATTTTGAAACTCTAGCGAATTAAGGAAGACAGCTTTCAAAATTGCCTCTGTAATTTCTTCCGGCGATTGAAAGCCCATAATTTTTCGCCAGAATTTCTGTTTATCTCCACCTGTGCCATTGGTACGGCTGAATAGATATTGAGCTTTTGCTAAAGGAATTTCAAAAGAACTGGGTGGACGGAACTCTGTACTTGACAATCCATTTGACCTCTTCATGCGTTGAGATATTCCAAATATAGCGGATCTAGCCAATAACAACTAATTCCGTGGTGGCGTTGCGCTGAAACCCGGCGATGGCATTATTCACTCTTGGCTAAACCGGATGTTGATGCCCGATACCGTTGGTACTGGCGGTGATTCCCATACCCGTTTTCCCCTCGGTATTTCCTTCCTCGCAGGCTCTGGCTTGGTAGCATTTGCGGCGGCCCTCGGTGTGATGCCCCTCGATATGCCTGAATCTGTTCTCGTTCGTTTTACTGGCGAACTGCAACCCGGTGTCACCCTGCACGATATCGTTAACGCGATTCCTTGGG
The genomic region above belongs to [Limnothrix rosea] IAM M-220 and contains:
- a CDS encoding DUF4926 domain-containing protein, translated to MKFQLFDNVKLTEDITLNNGEIISKETRGTIVEVFNNGEAYLVEFFGNWVKYDSDGYFIPADKNGQDSFTETLGLETIHENQIVLTASARDLMGAKEHLTCILETLPDDLVLQVRDFAEFLQQKKATTLEKHSV
- a CDS encoding DUF6883 domain-containing protein; the protein is MARSAIFGISQRMKRSNGLSSTEFRPPSSFEIPLAKAQYLFSRTNGTGGDKQKFWRKIMGFQSPEEITEAILKAVFLNSLEFQNQNKFGRLYRAYLDISGNSALTRRVKTIWIVLFDDDVARLVTAYPARLGGLSQ